In the genome of Zygosaccharomyces rouxii strain CBS732 chromosome G complete sequence, the window TCATTTTTTCACTCTGCCCGCTATGAAGATTCACTGCTGAGAAGAATTAGCTGTACGACTATAGACAGGTGTGTTCAAGAATAGGCGTACAACAGAAATGGCCAAAGATTCACCGTAGTTAAGCAAATGAACATCAGGGTGCAACTTCCATCAAGATATACACCGTAATAATGGACCCACTGATTTCATTGCACAATACCAATGCAGGAATAGGTGCAAAAGAGAAACGAAAGAGGGAAGAAAGGACGGTAAAAATAAGATTCAAGAATTCTAACTCTTGTAATGGTCAATTTGTGGACGAATCGGCGTTGATCACCAATAGTATATAGATGTCTTAAATTGCTCTGTAAGTCAGCTCATCTCATTTCTTATCATCTCGCCTCTGAAGTGagtcttttgaagaagtggTACAGCGAGCATTAAACATTCACTATGGGTGGTAGTAACGATGTCTTCAACGTTGCCGTGTTCTTCGTGGTATTCAGAGAGTGTCTTGAAGCTGTCGTCATTGTTTCCGTGCTTTTATCTTTCTTGAAGCAGTCTATCGGTGAACAGGATTTCAAGCTTTACAAGAAACTGAGGAAGCAAGTTTGGATTGGTGTTGTTCTTGGGTTTATAATATGTTTGGcaattggtggtggtatgATTGGTGCCTACTACGGTAATGGTAACGATATCTTCGGAACCGCCGAGGATCTTTGGGAAGGTGTATTCTGTATGATTGCAACGGTTATGATTAGTGCGATGGGTATTCCGATGTTGAGAATTAACAAGATGCAGAGTAAATGGCGTGTTAAGATTGCAAAAAGTATGGTTGCCAAACCAAAGTCAAAGAGAGATTattttaaatttggattcttgGCAAAGAGATATTCTATGTTTCTCTTGCCATTCATCACAGTTTTAAGAGAAGGTTTGGAGGCCGTCGTTTTTGttgctggtgctggtatCACTACTGCAAACGCAAAGGGTACTTCTTACCCACTGCCTGTTTTTGTAGGTCTAATAGCGGGTGTGGGTGTCGGGTTATTACTTTACTACGGTACCTCGAGATCTTCCATGCAAATTTTCCTAATCATTTCAACATGTATCCTGTATTTGATTTCTGCTGGTCTATTCAGTAGAGGTGCATGGTATTTCGAAAACTATCGCTTCAACCAAGctagtggtggtgatgCTTCTGAGTCTGGTGATGGTAATGGTTCTTACAACATTCAAAAGACTATCTACCACGTCAATTGTTGTAATCCAGAATTGGATAACGGTTGGGATGTTTTCAATGCGCTTTTGGGATGGCAAAATACTGGTTACTACAGCTCAATGATCTCTTATAACATCTATTGGTTGGTTTTAATCATCGTTCTGTGGTTGCTAATGttcgaagaaaagaagggcCACTTACCATTTACCAAACTGCAAATGCGCCAATTGAATCCAGGATATCACATtaagaacaagaagaaagatgaattgacTAAGGAAcaggaacaagaattgtttgCTAAATTGGAGGGTTTGAGATACGATAAGGAAAGAGGTATTATCCAAGATGAGGAACTTGCTCTGGGACAGGAAGGTACCTCTTCTCAACATGCAGCTGAAGCATTTGGAAgagattcttcttctgctgatgttgaagaagttgatgGTGCTACAAAGAAGGATGCCACTGTCGTTGCAACCAATCCTGCTCGTTCACAATTGTAAGGGAAGAACAGATGGC includes:
- the FTR1 gene encoding high-affinity iron permease FTR1 (similar to uniprot|P40088 Saccharomyces cerevisiae YER145C FTR1 High affinity iron permease involved in the transport of iron across the plasma membrane forms complex with Fet3p expression is regulated by iron); translated protein: MGGSNDVFNVAVFFVVFRECLEAVVIVSVLLSFLKQSIGEQDFKLYKKLRKQVWIGVVLGFIICLAIGGGMIGAYYGNGNDIFGTAEDLWEGVFCMIATVMISAMGIPMLRINKMQSKWRVKIAKSMVAKPKSKRDYFKFGFLAKRYSMFLLPFITVLREGLEAVVFVAGAGITTANAKGTSYPLPVFVGLIAGVGVGLLLYYGTSRSSMQIFLIISTCILYLISAGLFSRGAWYFENYRFNQASGGDASESGDGNGSYNIQKTIYHVNCCNPELDNGWDVFNALLGWQNTGYYSSMISYNIYWLVLIIVLWLLMFEEKKGHLPFTKLQMRQLNPGYHIKNKKKDELTKEQEQELFAKLEGLRYDKERGIIQDEELALGQEGTSSQHAAEAFGRDSSSADVEEVDGATKKDATVVATNPARSQL